A region from the Panicum hallii strain FIL2 chromosome 1, PHallii_v3.1, whole genome shotgun sequence genome encodes:
- the LOC112894030 gene encoding heavy metal-associated isoprenylated plant protein 33-like, which translates to MSKEDVLKVQTLVLRVNIHCDGCERKVKKTLHKIDGVYQSSVDAEQGKVTVSGLLDPDTIIRKLSKAGKPAQLWGAKAGGVPQNGHHGGGGVKGHSKDAGGGKGQKGGGGGGGSHNKGGGGGGGKDAKMVLPQPTPQQLQQLQMQMQMKGLKLPPELLGGKMPAFAGAAPLKDPKTVKFALPKDNFDDDGSEFDDDFDDYYDDEDYDDDGLDDDFYDDPKMMMKPMAMPPGAGGGDRKGGNGGGGKKGGGGNEIPVQIKGNAQANHGGGKNGGGGQAGQGKKGGSGAVGVGGPMGGMLPQQAMMRPNMMGGAGFPGTGQMGGGPMSVPMGHPHMGIMQQGGSGGAVQGMPAPGFYQGGAGAGGGGMPSGAEMLQAAAAAGNPMAQQQYMLMQQRQMMMNGHGHEPHGHGHHHNHGYGGRPPMHYPMAYPMPPHSHAEQYNIFSDENPNSCSVM; encoded by the exons ATGAGCAAGGAGGATGTCCTCAAGGTGCAG ACTCTGGTGCTGCGAGTGAACATCCACTGCGATGGGTGCGAGAGGAAGGTCAAGAAGACCCTCCACAAGATCGACG GCGTGTACCAGAGCAGCGTCGACGCGGAGCAGGGGAAGGTGACGGTGTCCGGCTTGCTGGATCCGGACACCATCATCCGGAAGCTCAGCAAGGCCGGCAAGCCCGCCCAGCTCTGGGGCGCCAAGGCCGGCGGCGTGCCTCAGAACGGCCACCATGGCGGTGGCGGGGTCAAGGGCCATTCCaaggacgccggcggcggcaagggCCAGAAGGGTGGAGGGGGTGGTGGCGGTAGCCACAAcaagggtggcggcggcggcgggggaaagGATGCGAAGATGGTGCTGCCACAGCCGACGCCGCAGCAGCTCCAGCAGCTGCAGATGCAGATGCAGATGAAGGGCCTGAAGCTTCCGCCGGAGCTTTTGGGCGGCAAGATGCCGGCGTTCGCCGGGGCGGCGCCGCTCAAGGACCCCAAGACCGTTAAGTTCGCCCTCCCCAAGGACAACTTCGACGACGACGGCAGCGAGTTCGACGATGACTTCGACGACTACTACGACGACGAGGACTATGACGACGACGGCCTCGACGACGACTTCTACGACGaccccaagatgatgatgaagcCCATGGCTATGCCGCCGGGCGCCGGCGGGGGCGACAGGAAGGGCGgtaacggcggcggcggtaagAAGGGTGGCGGCGGGAACGAGATCCCGGTGCAGATAAAGGGAAACGCCCAGGCCAACCACGGCGGTGGTAAAAACGGGGGCGGTGGTCAGGCAGGCCAGGGGAAGaagggcggcagcggcgccgtCGGTGTCGGTGGCCCGATGGGCGGCATGCTGCCTCAACAGGCCATGATGAGGCCTAACATGATGGGTGGCGCCGGCTTCCCCGGCACGGGCCAGATGGGCGGCGGTCCCATGAGCGTGCCGATGGGCCACCCACACATGGGTATCATGCAGCAGGGTGGCAGTGGCGGTGCCGTACAGGGCATGCCAGCGCCGGGGTTCTACCAGGGAGGTGCGGGCGCCGGTGGCGGTGGCATGCCGTCCGGTGCAGAGATGCtgcaggccgcggcggcggccgggaaccCCATGGCTCAGCAGCAGTACATGTTGATGCAGCAGCGGCAGATGATGATGAATGGCCATGGGCACGAGCCGCACGGCCATGGTCACCACCACAACCACGGCTACGGCGGCCGCCCACCGATGCATTATCCCATGGCCTACCCAATGCCGCCGCACTCGCACGCCGAGCAATACAACATCTTCAGTGATGAGAACCCCAACAGCTGCTCGGTGATGTGA